In Silene latifolia isolate original U9 population chromosome 3, ASM4854445v1, whole genome shotgun sequence, a single window of DNA contains:
- the LOC141648913 gene encoding uncharacterized protein LOC141648913: MVPVWVRLTGIPLKFWGDCLVPIAGLVGNFVRKDIATTEKKRLSYARVLVEFKMDQHLPDKIQFLDETGNVVVVQVTYKWRPVSCEGYKGFGHDKQQCRKAKTKVQSKGKPNPPPEKQKRQAWRPVQKQVDPPRAKRSIVFAPEGFPPLVRPSVTTPAMYIMKLNKQGGFTEIIASGRKGLFGLLETKIKPRNLWNKSTSLCEGWSITTNSSWHKGGRIWVLWKPELFIVNVLAYNAQYIHMRVTSRTDDNSSLLTMIYAHNDLYERVELWTFLKHIALTCNEPWLWAGDFNTVLSPVERLGGHTSEAEMQHFQECVSLCCVEDLQATGAMFTWSNKQNPVDGVYSRLDRVMGNNEWMMEYGDYLAHFHPEGVFGPLPLHNC; the protein is encoded by the exons ATGGTCCCTGTTTGGGTGCGGTTAACAGGAATACCTCTGAAGTTCTGGGGGGACTGCTTAGTGCCTATTGCAGGACTTGTGGGTAACTTTGTTAGAAAGGACATTGCTACTACTGAAAAAAAGAGATTGAGTTATGCTCGTGTCCTGGTTGAATTTAAGATGGACCAACATTTACCAGACAAAATCCAATTCCTTGATGAAACTGGGAATGTAGTGGTTGTTCAGGTGACTTATAAATGGAGACCTGTTTCTTGTGAGGGTTATAAGGGATTTGGCCATGACAAACAGCAGTGTCGAAAGGCTAAGACTAAGGTCCAATCAAAAGGAAAACCAAATCCCCCTCCTGAGAAACAAAAGAGACAAGCTTGGAGGCCAGTGCAAAAACAGGTGGATCCCCCTAGAGCTAAACGTTCAATTGTGTTTGCCCCTGAGGGGTTCCCTCCTCTGGTAAGACCTAGTGTTACTACTCCTGCTATGTATATCATGAAACTCAATAAGCAGGGTGGATTTACTGAGATTATAGCTTCTGGTAGAAAAG GGTTATTTGGTTTACTGGAAACAAAAATAAAGCCTAGAAATCTTTGGAATAAGAGTACTTCTCTTTGTGAAGGTTGGAGTATTACTACTAATAGTAGTTGGCATAAGGGGGGTCGTATTTGGGTTTTGTGGAAACCTGAACTATTCATAGTTAATGTCCTAGCTTATAATGCTCAATATATCCACATGAGAGTGACTTCTAGGACTGATGATAATAGCTCTCTTCTTACTATGATTTATGCTCATAATGATCTATATGAGAGAGTTGAACTCTGGACTTTCCTGAAGCATATTGCTTTGACTTGTAATGAACCTTGGCTCTGGGCTGGGGACTTTAACACTGTGCTGAGCCCAGTGGAGAGGCTTGGGGGTCATACTTCTGAAGCTGAAATGCAACATTTTCAGGAATGTGTATCTCTGTGCTGTGTTGAGGATCTGCAGGCTACTGGGGCTATGTTCACATGGTCTAACAAGCAGAACCCTGTGGATGGAGTATACAGTAGACTTGATAGGGTGATGGGTAATAATGAATGGATGATGGAATATGGTGACTACTTAGCTCATTTCCACCCTGAAGGAGTGTTTGGACCACTTCCCTTGCACAATTGTTAA